A section of the Elizabethkingia anophelis R26 genome encodes:
- a CDS encoding ABC transporter permease: MLRNWIKIAFSNYKKNWLTTLINLLGLSVGLTVFLLVFLNWQDEKAYEQWVPGGDNVYYVERVFNNKDFNAVCSYPFLEVSTKMFPEIQDFSVINYWKINKSRLLADGRSSYNSSAEVSEDFFKVLPFPLAAGSYNNLFVDENSIALSEDVAKQLFGDSYKESIGKTVTKDENGKKVVVQAIYKLPAEEENTIFRPGFVVRNSNIDYNKNSWSNNSFFGFFRVKPGTNISELENKLSAIQTKQQNIELKQSGWPEMKKPIEIRLVNIKKMRLDAKSGGLEGTDKKSILILLSLSGLILILSAINFINLNTAQASQRAKEVGLRKSFGSSKGQLVVQFLLETYIIYITAFFISLILLEFLLPQYGKFLNKTIRMENSMIYLYTVLIIFGFAFISGIVPAVYLSGFKPIQTLKGNFSRSKHGIWLRNSILTLQIIISSFFIISSFIIYKQVDYMMQKDLGFHGEQVYQLNFNKISWENNYNMKKYQLYSEKIKNFPGVIDVTGSSQTLGNGVNSTTGIKYKRDSTKSVDAGVGAIDLNFMKFYKVKFLSGRDFDPKLTVDTTKAIVVNEAFVKKIGWNNQEAIGKEMTSNTDTKARNMVIVGVVKDMNFGDVQYKIEPIMFFNYDRLWTRNNLISLQIKLSGENIEENIARIKKYWETEAEPGYPFSGEFVNKQFARTFEKYETQRTLFSILNGIVLLVALLGLFALSSLMIEQKLKDVAIKKTLGASDGILIKDLTKKFLWITLIAVLISIPISFYFINEWLKSFAYRIEMPWWPYILSLAILLLLTILVVSIKAYRATKVELIKYLKYE; the protein is encoded by the coding sequence ATGTTACGCAACTGGATTAAAATAGCATTTAGCAATTATAAAAAGAACTGGCTTACAACACTTATCAACCTTTTAGGTTTATCTGTTGGGCTAACTGTATTTCTGCTGGTATTCCTGAATTGGCAGGATGAAAAAGCCTATGAGCAATGGGTACCGGGAGGTGATAATGTGTATTATGTAGAGAGAGTTTTTAACAATAAAGATTTTAATGCCGTATGCAGCTATCCGTTTTTGGAAGTATCTACAAAAATGTTCCCGGAAATTCAGGACTTTTCAGTAATTAATTATTGGAAGATTAACAAATCCCGTCTTTTAGCCGATGGTCGTTCCAGTTATAATAGCTCAGCTGAGGTATCAGAAGATTTTTTCAAGGTTCTTCCTTTCCCTTTGGCAGCAGGTAGCTATAATAATCTTTTTGTGGATGAAAACTCAATTGCATTATCCGAAGACGTTGCAAAACAGCTTTTCGGAGATAGCTACAAAGAGAGTATTGGAAAGACGGTTACAAAAGATGAAAATGGTAAAAAAGTAGTTGTTCAGGCGATATACAAACTACCTGCGGAAGAAGAGAATACTATTTTCAGACCCGGTTTTGTAGTAAGAAATTCTAATATTGATTATAATAAAAACAGCTGGAGTAATAACAGCTTCTTTGGATTCTTTCGTGTGAAGCCAGGTACAAATATTTCGGAACTGGAGAATAAACTATCAGCAATACAAACGAAGCAACAAAATATTGAGCTTAAACAGTCCGGTTGGCCGGAAATGAAAAAGCCAATTGAAATACGTCTGGTGAATATAAAAAAGATGAGACTGGATGCTAAAAGTGGCGGGCTTGAAGGGACAGACAAAAAATCAATTTTGATTTTGTTGTCTTTATCGGGACTTATTTTGATACTTTCTGCCATTAATTTTATCAATCTCAATACAGCTCAGGCATCACAAAGAGCAAAAGAAGTAGGTTTGCGAAAATCTTTTGGAAGTTCTAAAGGGCAATTGGTCGTACAATTTCTACTGGAGACCTATATCATTTATATTACTGCGTTCTTTATATCACTGATTCTTTTAGAATTTTTACTGCCACAATATGGTAAGTTTCTGAATAAAACGATAAGAATGGAAAATTCTATGATCTATCTGTATACAGTACTGATTATTTTCGGATTTGCATTTATTTCAGGAATTGTACCTGCGGTGTATCTTTCCGGTTTTAAACCAATTCAGACACTGAAAGGAAATTTTAGCAGAAGTAAACATGGTATATGGTTACGCAATTCTATTCTGACGCTGCAAATTATAATTTCTTCATTTTTTATAATTTCTTCTTTCATCATTTATAAACAGGTTGATTACATGATGCAGAAAGATTTAGGCTTTCATGGAGAGCAGGTTTATCAGCTTAATTTTAATAAGATATCGTGGGAAAATAATTATAATATGAAGAAGTACCAGTTGTACAGTGAGAAGATAAAAAACTTCCCGGGTGTTATAGACGTTACAGGTTCTTCTCAGACTTTAGGAAACGGTGTTAATAGTACAACAGGAATTAAATATAAAAGAGATTCCACTAAGTCTGTGGATGCTGGTGTGGGCGCTATAGATCTGAATTTTATGAAATTTTATAAAGTCAAGTTTCTTTCCGGGAGAGATTTTGATCCAAAATTAACTGTAGACACAACAAAAGCAATTGTGGTAAATGAAGCTTTTGTAAAAAAAATAGGCTGGAACAATCAGGAAGCGATTGGTAAAGAAATGACAAGCAACACTGATACTAAGGCAAGAAACATGGTAATAGTTGGGGTTGTAAAGGATATGAATTTCGGTGATGTACAGTATAAAATTGAACCCATTATGTTTTTTAATTATGACAGGCTCTGGACCAGAAATAATTTAATCAGTTTACAAATCAAGTTGTCGGGAGAAAATATTGAGGAAAATATAGCCAGAATCAAGAAATATTGGGAAACAGAAGCTGAACCGGGGTATCCGTTTAGCGGTGAATTTGTTAACAAACAATTCGCCAGAACCTTTGAGAAGTATGAGACACAACGCACGTTGTTTTCAATTCTGAATGGCATTGTTTTGTTAGTGGCACTTTTAGGATTATTTGCACTTTCCAGCTTAATGATAGAACAGAAACTGAAAGATGTAGCTATTAAAAAAACACTGGGGGCATCTGATGGAATACTGATAAAAGATCTGACCAAAAAATTCCTGTGGATAACACTGATAGCAGTATTAATAAGTATTCCGATAAGTTTTTATTTTATAAACGAATGGTTGAAAAGCTTTGCTTACCGGATCGAGATGCCATGGTGGCCTTATATTTTAAGCTTAGCTATCCTTTTATTGCTGACAATTCTTGTGGTAAGTATTAAAGCCTACAGAGCAACGAAAGTAGAGCTGATAAAGTACCTGAAATACGAATGA
- a CDS encoding ABC transporter permease: MLQNWTKIAFTNYKRNWISTMINLLGLIIGFTVFILVFLNWQDEKSYENWVPGGENIYLVENNNAIFGNMSVSSYPELHVSKEKFSEIEDYTIAGLWQSNYKLIYKDRSAYAKEADAIDSYFEFFPHEAIAGSFKNAISDESKIALSEKTAKSLFGAEYKNCIGKIVKKDSDDKSYVVTVVYKYTDKNSVFKSDYIIRTRGLNNSTNWTNYSYIGFFKVKPGTDIKNLEKKLTDQMTVEEKKNSEKFGEEYNEKEKTIISLVPLNNMKLDAKSEGIEKGDKKTILILLGLSILILTLSGINLINLKTAQASQRAKEIGVRKAIGGSRFGVVLQFLFENAIICIVAYLLSFVLIEFLLPSYNKFLGKEMSMANTNVFVYSALLLILFIFLSGIIPALYLSNFRPVNTLKGNFSRSKHGVWLRNSILTLQLIISSFFIICSFIIHSQVQYMLDKDLGFNGNQVVQIDFKKTDYRDNYNYKKYLRLKSEISKISGVQDITGSVLSLGSGVRNSSSVKNALDTTKSINNVGNGGIDYNYFQFYKIKFASGRDLDIRKASDTISGVVANETFVKMMGWNNQQALGQEVYPGWDGKKKYKILGVVKDFYVTGVDKPITPILFYNYDRTYIKNSLTSLQIKLSGNDINGTLKRIEEFWNTKAEPGYPFEYTFIDKAFARTYAKYEKQKLLFSILNSVVLVVALLGLFALSSLMIDQKLKDVAIKKTLGASDSNLIRDLTKKYLWLAALAVLLSIPFSYYFMNEWLKEFAYRIEMPWWPYVLSFIILLLLTFLVVSIKAYRATKVELVKYLKYE, from the coding sequence ATGCTGCAGAACTGGACTAAAATAGCATTTACGAACTATAAACGAAACTGGATATCCACAATGATCAATCTTTTGGGTTTGATTATAGGCTTTACTGTTTTTATTCTGGTATTTCTGAACTGGCAGGACGAGAAAAGCTATGAAAACTGGGTACCTGGCGGGGAGAATATTTATCTGGTAGAAAATAATAACGCCATTTTTGGAAATATGTCAGTATCAAGTTATCCGGAATTGCATGTTTCCAAAGAAAAGTTCAGCGAGATAGAAGATTATACTATAGCCGGGCTATGGCAAAGTAATTATAAACTTATTTATAAAGACAGGTCTGCTTATGCCAAAGAAGCCGATGCAATAGATTCTTATTTTGAATTTTTCCCTCATGAAGCAATAGCAGGAAGTTTTAAAAATGCTATTAGCGATGAAAGTAAAATTGCTCTTTCCGAAAAAACAGCTAAATCACTTTTCGGTGCAGAATACAAAAACTGTATAGGGAAAATTGTAAAAAAGGATAGTGATGACAAATCATATGTAGTAACAGTTGTATACAAGTACACTGATAAGAATAGCGTATTTAAATCCGATTATATTATTAGAACGCGAGGACTTAATAATTCAACAAACTGGACTAACTACAGCTATATTGGATTCTTTAAAGTAAAACCAGGAACAGATATCAAGAATCTGGAAAAAAAGCTTACCGATCAGATGACTGTGGAGGAGAAAAAGAATTCTGAGAAATTTGGAGAGGAGTATAATGAAAAAGAAAAAACAATAATTTCTCTTGTTCCTTTAAATAATATGAAGCTGGATGCTAAAAGTGAAGGAATTGAAAAAGGAGATAAAAAAACAATTCTGATTTTATTAGGTCTGTCGATTCTGATACTGACGCTATCCGGAATTAATCTGATTAATCTGAAAACAGCTCAGGCTTCACAAAGAGCAAAAGAAATAGGAGTAAGAAAGGCTATAGGTGGATCCAGATTCGGAGTTGTCCTTCAGTTTTTGTTCGAAAATGCAATCATCTGTATTGTCGCTTATTTATTGTCTTTTGTCCTAATAGAATTTTTACTTCCTTCTTACAACAAGTTTCTGGGAAAAGAAATGAGTATGGCGAATACCAATGTTTTTGTCTATTCGGCTTTATTACTGATTTTGTTTATATTTCTATCAGGTATTATACCAGCCTTGTATTTGTCGAACTTCAGACCGGTTAATACACTAAAGGGAAATTTTTCCAGAAGTAAACATGGCGTATGGCTAAGAAATTCGATTCTTACATTACAACTGATTATCTCTTCATTCTTTATTATCTGTTCTTTTATTATTCACAGCCAGGTTCAGTATATGCTGGATAAGGATCTGGGATTTAACGGAAATCAGGTGGTACAGATAGATTTTAAGAAGACCGATTATAGGGATAATTATAATTATAAAAAATACCTGAGATTAAAATCAGAAATATCAAAAATTTCCGGAGTTCAGGATATTACCGGATCTGTCCTTTCATTAGGGAGTGGTGTAAGAAATTCTTCATCTGTAAAAAATGCTCTGGACACTACTAAAAGTATTAATAATGTGGGAAATGGCGGGATAGATTATAATTATTTTCAGTTTTACAAAATAAAATTTGCATCCGGAAGAGATCTGGATATTCGTAAAGCTTCAGATACAATCTCCGGAGTTGTGGCCAACGAAACATTTGTTAAAATGATGGGATGGAACAATCAGCAGGCATTGGGACAAGAGGTTTATCCGGGCTGGGATGGCAAAAAAAAGTATAAAATACTGGGTGTAGTAAAGGATTTCTATGTCACCGGAGTAGACAAACCGATCACTCCAATATTATTTTATAATTATGACAGAACTTACATTAAAAATAGTTTAACAAGTCTTCAGATCAAGCTGTCAGGAAATGATATTAACGGAACCCTAAAACGTATTGAAGAATTCTGGAATACAAAAGCAGAACCCGGATATCCATTTGAATATACTTTTATAGACAAGGCTTTTGCCAGAACATATGCTAAATATGAAAAACAGAAACTTTTGTTTTCTATTCTTAATTCAGTGGTTTTGGTTGTGGCACTTTTAGGGCTATTCGCATTATCCAGTTTAATGATTGATCAGAAGCTGAAAGATGTAGCGATAAAAAAAACACTAGGTGCATCCGACAGCAACCTGATAAGAGACCTTACTAAAAAATACTTGTGGCTCGCAGCACTAGCGGTACTCCTAAGTATTCCCTTTAGTTATTATTTCATGAATGAATGGCTGAAAGAATTTGCCTATCGAATTGAGATGCCGTGGTGGCCTTATGTACTAAGCTTTATTATTCTTTTATTACTGACTTTTCTGGTGGTGAGTATCAAAGCCTACAGAGCAACGAAAGTAGAACTGGTGAAGTATCTGAAATACGAATGA
- a CDS encoding FtsX-like permease family protein, which produces MLRNWIKIAFSNYYKNWLTTLINLLGLSMGLTIFLLVFLNWQDEKSYEKWVPNKENIYFVELQTAKNNYASNVNYPLLHTAPKMFPEIENYSVVANIGEDDKTKLIADGRSVYTIPIAASEDFFKVIQLPKVAGSYNNILVDRHSAALSEETAKALFGNDYLNSIGKVVVADNDGSKYVVQAIYKNPADAENTIFRGGFIVRQSNIDNNQNWTNYSFYGFFRVKPNTNIAKLEEKLSKWDDDNERADRSKYGWADDRDPIKVHLTNVRDMKLEAKGSGIMKGDQKSIIILMTLAGLILILSGINFINLNTAQASQRAKEIGVRKALGSSKGKLVLQFLLEAFIVYITAFVISLVLLELLLPVYGKFLKKEIKVEGIHVYLYTFLIVVSFAFFSGIIPALYLSNFKPIQTLKGNFARSRHGVWLRNAILSLQLIISSFFIISSLIIYTQVNYMMNKDLGFSGDQVFQINFKKTNFIDENYNQRKYERYRDKIKHFPGVIDITGSSHTMGGGITSSSGAKYKRDSTKSTSAGIGAIDFNYFKFYKIKFIAGHEMNPKMTTDTTRGLIVNESFVKKMNWSPSEAIGKEISSGLDDKSNNMLIIGVVKNFHYGSVQYDVFPMMFFNYQRYWTKNQMNNLQIKLSPENIAENTERIKKYWETEVEPGYPFEGNFVNKNFARTFDKFKKQRLLFSILNSVVLAVALLGLFALSSLMIEQKLKDVAIKKTLGASDGILIKDLTRKFLWITTVAVFISIPFSYYFMNEWLKEFVYRIDMPWWPYILSLIILLLLTFLVTSIKAYRATKVELVKYLKYE; this is translated from the coding sequence ATGTTACGCAACTGGATTAAAATAGCATTTAGCAATTATTATAAAAATTGGCTTACTACGCTCATCAATCTTTTAGGATTGTCTATGGGCTTAACAATATTTTTGTTGGTTTTTCTAAACTGGCAGGACGAGAAATCTTATGAGAAATGGGTGCCAAATAAAGAGAATATTTATTTTGTAGAATTACAGACTGCAAAAAATAACTATGCCTCTAATGTAAATTATCCCTTATTACATACTGCTCCGAAAATGTTTCCGGAGATAGAAAATTATTCCGTAGTTGCTAATATAGGGGAGGATGATAAAACGAAACTGATAGCAGATGGACGTTCTGTTTATACTATACCAATTGCTGCCAGCGAAGACTTTTTTAAAGTAATACAGCTTCCTAAAGTGGCAGGCAGTTACAATAATATTTTAGTAGACAGACATTCCGCTGCACTTTCCGAAGAAACAGCTAAGGCTCTTTTTGGTAATGATTATCTGAACAGTATCGGAAAGGTTGTAGTGGCAGATAATGATGGGAGTAAATATGTTGTACAAGCTATTTATAAGAATCCGGCTGATGCAGAAAATACAATCTTCAGAGGAGGCTTTATAGTCAGACAATCTAATATTGATAATAACCAAAATTGGACAAATTATAGTTTTTATGGATTTTTCAGAGTAAAGCCCAATACAAATATTGCTAAGCTTGAAGAAAAATTATCCAAATGGGATGATGATAACGAAAGAGCAGACAGAAGTAAATATGGATGGGCGGATGACAGAGATCCAATTAAAGTTCATTTAACTAACGTCCGTGATATGAAACTTGAAGCCAAAGGTTCGGGGATTATGAAAGGAGATCAGAAATCTATTATCATTCTGATGACTTTAGCTGGGCTTATTTTAATTCTTTCTGGTATTAATTTTATCAATCTCAATACCGCACAAGCTTCACAAAGAGCTAAAGAGATAGGAGTACGAAAAGCATTGGGAAGCTCGAAAGGAAAGTTAGTTCTGCAATTTTTATTGGAGGCTTTCATTGTCTATATCACTGCATTTGTTATTTCTCTGGTTTTACTGGAATTATTATTACCTGTATATGGCAAATTTCTGAAGAAAGAAATCAAGGTAGAAGGGATTCATGTTTATCTTTATACTTTCCTCATTGTAGTCTCCTTTGCATTTTTTTCCGGAATTATTCCGGCATTATACCTTTCCAATTTTAAACCTATTCAGACACTGAAGGGAAATTTTGCAAGAAGCAGACATGGTGTATGGCTTCGCAATGCAATCTTGTCTTTACAACTGATTATCTCCTCATTTTTTATTATCTCCTCGTTGATTATATACACGCAGGTAAACTATATGATGAATAAAGACTTAGGTTTTAGTGGAGATCAGGTTTTTCAGATTAACTTCAAGAAAACCAACTTTATAGATGAAAATTACAATCAGAGGAAGTATGAACGTTACAGAGATAAAATAAAACATTTCCCTGGTGTAATAGATATTACCGGATCTTCACATACAATGGGTGGTGGAATTACCAGCTCATCGGGTGCTAAATATAAAAGAGATTCTACAAAATCAACATCTGCGGGAATCGGAGCTATTGACTTTAATTACTTTAAATTTTATAAAATAAAGTTTATTGCAGGCCATGAGATGAATCCTAAAATGACAACAGATACCACACGTGGACTAATCGTAAATGAGTCTTTTGTAAAAAAAATGAACTGGAGCCCATCAGAGGCTATAGGTAAAGAAATTTCCAGTGGATTGGATGATAAGAGCAACAATATGCTTATTATAGGTGTTGTAAAGAACTTTCATTACGGAAGTGTACAATATGATGTTTTCCCAATGATGTTCTTTAATTATCAAAGGTACTGGACTAAGAACCAAATGAACAATTTACAGATAAAACTTTCTCCTGAAAATATTGCAGAGAATACAGAACGTATAAAGAAATACTGGGAAACAGAAGTAGAACCTGGATATCCATTCGAAGGAAATTTTGTGAACAAGAATTTTGCCCGGACTTTTGATAAATTTAAAAAACAACGATTGCTATTTTCGATTCTCAATTCTGTAGTATTGGCTGTAGCACTTCTGGGATTATTTGCATTATCCAGTTTGATGATAGAGCAAAAACTGAAAGATGTAGCTATAAAAAAGACATTGGGAGCATCTGATGGTATATTGATAAAAGACCTGACCCGAAAATTTCTTTGGATTACTACAGTGGCAGTGTTCATAAGCATTCCGTTTAGTTATTATTTTATGAACGAATGGCTGAAAGAATTTGTATACCGTATCGACATGCCTTGGTGGCCTTATATTTTAAGCTTAATAATCCTCTTACTGCTTACATTCCTGGTGACAAGTATTAAAGCCTACAGAGCTACCAAAGTAGAACTGGTAAAATACCTGAAATACGAATAA
- a CDS encoding ABC transporter permease — protein sequence MLRNWIKIAFTNYKKNWLTTLINLLGLSVGLTIFLLVFLNWQDEKSYEKWVPNGGNVYLIELQNGKDSYVSQVNYPLVHTSPKAFPEIETSTIVNIWMDVKNRLTRDGHSVYTTPIFATENFFKVIQFPKVAGSYENILIDNTSIALSEDTAKQLFGKDYLHSIGKTVVLDNEGSKYVVHAIYKNPEESENTIFRGGFVVRDPFVNESKESWTNYSYYGFFKVKPNTDLEKLEEKLSKWDDDHERIENRKNGWPDSGDHIKAHLTNIRNMKLDAKGWGLMKGDKKSIIILLSLSGLILVLSGINFINLNTAQASQRAKEVGVRKALGSSKRKLITQFLLETLIIYVTAFVISMVILELLLPMYGKYLGKEIRIQGFGVYLYAVSIVLVFTFISGIIPALYLSGFKPIQTLKGNFAGSKHGIWLRNAILSLQLIISSFFIISSLIIYKQVNYMMDKDLGFNSDQVFQINFKKINFKDGNYNQRKYELYRDRIKHFPGVLDITGSSQSIGSGLRNYGGARDKRDSTKSTSAGIGAIDFNYFNFYKLKLVAGRDINPKMTTDTARGLIVNEAFVKSMGWKASEAIGKEISSGLADNSNNLLIIGVVKDFHYGGVKNEISPVMFFNYQRYWTKNQMNNLQIKLSGDNIFQNIERIKKYWETEVEPGYPFEGDFVNKNFAKTFDKYKKQRLLFSILNSVVLGVALLGLFALSSLIIEQKLKDVAIKKTLGASDGVIIKDLTKKFLWITGIAVLISIPISYYFMNEWLKDFAYRIEMPWWPYLVSLVILLLLTFFVVSIKAYRATKVELVKYLKYE from the coding sequence ATGTTACGCAACTGGATCAAAATAGCATTTACGAATTATAAAAAAAACTGGCTGACAACCCTAATTAACCTTTTAGGATTATCTGTCGGACTGACAATATTTTTATTGGTATTTCTCAATTGGCAGGATGAAAAATCTTATGAAAAATGGGTTCCGAATGGGGGAAATGTTTATTTAATCGAATTGCAAAACGGAAAGGATAGCTATGTTTCCCAGGTCAACTATCCTCTTGTGCATACCTCTCCTAAAGCATTTCCGGAAATAGAGACATCGACGATAGTTAATATATGGATGGATGTAAAAAACAGGCTAACCAGGGATGGACATTCTGTTTATACTACTCCTATTTTTGCAACCGAAAACTTTTTTAAAGTAATACAATTTCCCAAAGTAGCAGGCAGCTATGAGAATATCCTGATAGATAATACATCTATAGCGCTTTCCGAAGATACAGCCAAACAACTTTTTGGTAAAGATTATCTTCATAGTATCGGGAAAACAGTGGTTCTGGACAATGAAGGAAGTAAATATGTTGTACATGCAATTTATAAAAACCCGGAGGAATCGGAAAACACAATATTTCGGGGCGGGTTTGTAGTGAGAGATCCTTTTGTTAATGAAAGTAAGGAGAGCTGGACGAACTACAGTTATTATGGTTTCTTTAAAGTAAAGCCTAATACTGATTTAGAAAAATTGGAAGAAAAACTTTCCAAATGGGACGATGATCATGAAAGAATTGAAAATCGAAAAAATGGATGGCCAGATAGTGGAGACCATATCAAAGCTCATTTGACTAATATTAGGAATATGAAACTCGATGCTAAAGGTTGGGGACTGATGAAGGGAGATAAAAAGTCTATTATTATCCTGTTGTCATTATCCGGGCTTATTTTAGTTCTTTCCGGAATTAATTTTATTAATCTCAATACCGCTCAGGCATCACAACGTGCTAAAGAAGTAGGTGTGCGTAAGGCTTTGGGAAGCTCTAAAAGAAAGCTGATAACCCAGTTTTTATTAGAAACTCTTATCATCTATGTTACAGCATTTGTAATCTCTATGGTCATACTAGAGCTGCTCTTACCAATGTATGGAAAATATCTGGGGAAAGAGATCAGAATACAAGGGTTTGGGGTTTATTTATATGCTGTTTCTATTGTACTGGTTTTCACTTTTATTTCCGGTATTATCCCTGCACTTTATCTTTCCGGATTTAAACCTATCCAAACTTTAAAAGGAAATTTTGCAGGCAGTAAACATGGAATTTGGCTTCGTAATGCAATATTGTCATTACAGCTTATTATCTCATCATTTTTTATTATTTCTTCTTTGATTATTTATAAGCAGGTGAACTATATGATGGATAAAGATTTAGGGTTTAACAGCGATCAGGTATTTCAAATCAACTTTAAAAAAATAAATTTTAAAGATGGTAATTATAATCAGAGAAAATACGAATTGTACAGAGACCGGATAAAACATTTTCCCGGAGTATTGGATATTACAGGTTCATCACAGAGTATAGGTAGTGGTCTCAGAAATTATGGAGGAGCCAGAGATAAAAGAGATTCTACAAAATCCACATCCGCCGGAATTGGAGCTATAGATTTTAATTACTTCAATTTTTATAAACTAAAATTAGTTGCGGGTAGAGACATCAACCCCAAAATGACGACTGATACAGCGAGGGGGCTTATTGTCAATGAAGCTTTTGTGAAAAGTATGGGCTGGAAAGCTTCCGAAGCTATTGGTAAAGAGATTTCAAGCGGACTGGCTGATAATAGTAATAATTTGTTGATTATAGGTGTTGTGAAGGATTTTCATTATGGAGGAGTGAAAAATGAAATTTCACCTGTTATGTTCTTTAATTATCAAAGATACTGGACTAAGAACCAAATGAACAACCTGCAGATTAAACTTTCCGGTGACAATATATTTCAAAATATAGAACGCATCAAAAAATATTGGGAAACAGAAGTAGAGCCTGGTTATCCTTTTGAAGGTGATTTTGTCAATAAAAATTTTGCTAAAACTTTTGATAAATATAAGAAGCAACGTTTGTTATTTTCCATTCTCAATTCTGTTGTTTTAGGTGTTGCGCTTTTAGGATTGTTTGCATTGTCCAGCCTGATTATAGAACAAAAACTAAAAGATGTAGCCATTAAAAAGACATTAGGCGCATCGGACGGAGTAATTATAAAAGATCTGACAAAGAAATTTCTGTGGATTACAGGAATAGCCGTATTAATAAGTATACCGATAAGCTATTATTTTATGAATGAATGGCTGAAAGATTTTGCCTACAGAATTGAGATGCCTTGGTGGCCTTACCTTGTAAGTTTAGTTATTCTTTTACTACTGACTTTCTTTGTGGTGAGTATTAAAGCTTACAGAGCAACCAAAGTAGAATTAGTAAAGTATCTGAAATACGAATAG